Proteins co-encoded in one Ziziphus jujuba cultivar Dongzao chromosome 9, ASM3175591v1 genomic window:
- the LOC125418387 gene encoding receptor-like protein EIX2: MKHSSNFINGKCFFIFLCGITFLTKLSFCIGDLDVACIDAEKKALVKFKEGLTDPSGRLSSWVGDDCCRWEGVSCNNRTGHVVELNLRCPYSESLDGNGMVQTLSGKINPSLLVLKYLNHLDLSMNDFGGSQIPSFIGSLQSLRYLNLSGASFSGTIPPSLGNLSRLIYLDLNKVDQFELTKSSLSWLSGLSSLKYLHLGGWDLSLSATDWLQIVNRLPLLLEFHFPFCQLSNLPFTLPSLNFTSLKVLDLSNNRFISAVPDWLFNLKSLVNLDLNSNNLYGPLPDKIANLASLENLDFSLNTIEGQLSKELGKLCNLRSLKLSQNRITGEITNILDSLSTCSRSNLETLNLGYNELTGNLPNSLGYLKSLRYLQMSYNLFQGSLPGSIGNLSSLEQISLSYNKLSGIPESLGQLSKLTILDISENIWDGVITEIHLANLSSLKELTINKRSPNISLVFNISSDWIPPFKLTYLLIRSSQVGPKFPTWLKNQSDLTFLVLSNAMISDTIPNWFLNLDLQLDKLDIAFNQLSGRVPNSFIFNKECTVKLTTNRFQGPLPLWSSNITELYLADNQFSGPIAPNIGEVMPLLSDLDVSYNSLSGNIPLSIGNLTGLMTLVISNNELSGQIPHFWENKQFMYIVDMSNNSFSGTIPTTMGYLSFVEFLVLSSNKLSGEFPSSLKNCTNMFSLDLGDNRFTGKLPAWIGEGMHNLLILRLRSNSFSGNIPHQFCGLSKLHIMDLSHNHLTGHIPHCIGNLSGLKSEDIEEITYQGKLKVIAKGRVLLYDSILYIFNSIDLSNNNLSGDIPMELTELIKLGNLNLSKNQLTGQLPSSIGNFEWIETLDISMNHISGPIPLSMTSLTFLSHLNLSYNNLSGKIPTTNQFLTLDDPSIYQGNAGLCGRPLSTECTDSSQSKPGGDEEDGDGDGGDKFEKLGLIISILIGFLVGFWGVCGTLIIKRSWRIAYFRFADRVKSVCLLMF; the protein is encoded by the coding sequence ATGAAACACAGCAGTAATTTCATTAACGGAAAGTGTTTCTTTATATTTCTGTGTGGAATTACGTTTCTCACCAAACTCAGTTTCTGCATTGGTGACCTCGATGTAGCATGCATAGATGCTGAGAAGAAAGCGCTTGTCAAGTTCAAGGAAGGCCTAACAGATCCTTCTGGCAGGCTTTCATCATGGGTGGGAGATGATTGTTGTAGATGGGAAGGAGTAAGCTGCAACAACAGAACTGGACATGTGGTCGAGCTCAATCTTCGCTGCCCCTACTCAGAAAGTTTGGATGGTAATGGAATGGTGCAAACTTTGAGTGGTAAGATTAATCCATCTCTGCtagttttgaaatatttaaatcacttGGACTTGAGCATGAATGATTTTGGAGGTTCCCAAATTCCCTCTTTCATAGGATCATTACAGAGTTTGAGATATCTCAATCTTTCTGGTGCATCTTTTAGTGGAACTATTCCACCAAGTCTTGGAAACCTATCGAGATTGATATATCTTGATCTCAATAAAGTTGATCAGTTTGAGTTAACCAAAAGTAGCCTCTCCTGGCTTTCTGGTCTTTCTTCTTTAAAATACCTTCATCTTGGAGGTTGGGACTTGTCCCTGTCTGCAACAGATTGGCTCCAAATTGTTAACAGACTTCCATTACTCCTGGAATTTCACTTTCCCTTCTGCCAACTTTCCAACCTTCCTTTCACCCTTCCTTCTCTTAATTTCACCTCTCTTAAAGTGCTTGATCTCTCAAACAATAGATTCATCTCTGCAGTACCAGACTGGTTGTTCAATCTCAAAAGCCTAGTTAACCTTGATCTTAACTCCAACAACTTATATGGGCCACTTCCAGATAAAATTGCTAATTTGGCTTCTCTTGAAAACCTTGACTTTTCACTGAATACCATTGAGGGTCAGCTGTCGAAAGAATTGGGAAAGTTATGCAATTTACGGAGTCTGAAGCTTTCACAAAATAGAATTACAGGTGAAATAACTAATATTTTGGATAGTTTGTCCACATGCTCCAGAAGCAACTTAGAGACATTGAATTTGGGGTACAATGAGCTGACAGGAAATCTACCGAACTCTTTAGGATATCTTAAGAGTTTAAGGTACCTTCAAATGTCCTATAACTTATTTCAAGGCTCACTCCCAGGCTCAATTGGGAACTTGTCATCTTTGGAACAAATTTCACTATCTTATAATAAACTCAGTGGTATCCCAGAGAGTCTTGGGCAGCTCTCAAAGCTGACTATATTAGACATCTCAGAGAACATCTGGGATGGGGTCATAACTGAAATTCATCTCGCTAATCTTTCAAGCTTGAAGGAGTTAACAATCAATAAAAGATCGCCAAATATTTCTTTGGTCTTCAACATTAGCTCTGATTGGATACCTCCTTTTAAACTCACCTACCTCCTCATCAGATCAAGTCAAGTAGGTCCCAAATTTCCTACATGGCTTAAGAATCAAAGTGATCTGACATTTCTGGTACTCAGCAATGCAATGATTTCAGACACCATACCAAACTGGTTTCTGAATTTGGATTTGCAGCTGGATAAACTTGACATAGCTTTTAATCAACTGAGTGGCAGGGTGCCAAACTCATTCATATTCAACAAAGAATGCACAGTCAAATTGACTACAAACAGATTTCAGGGGCCTCTTCCACTTTGGTCATCAAACATTACCGAGTTGTATCTAGCGGACAATCAGTTTTCGGGGCCAATTGCTCCTAACATTGGTGAAGTAATGCCTTTGCTATCAGATTTAGATGTCTCCTACAACTCTTTGAGTGGGAACATACCCTTGTCCATTGGAAATCTAACGGGATTGATGACCTTGGTTATCTCCAACAATGAATTATCTGGTCAGATTCCTCATTTCTGGGAAAATAAACAATTCATGTACATTGTGGATATGTCAAACAACAGTTTTTCAGGAACAATACCAACAACAATGGGCTATCTAAGTTTTGTTGAATTCCTGGTTCTCTCAAGCAACAAACTCTCGGGTGAATTTCCTTCCTCTTTGAAAAACTGCACTAACATGTTTAGTTTGGATCTTGGAGATAACAGATTTACAGGAAAGCTTCCAGCTTGGATAGGAGAAGGTATGCACAATTTGTTGATCTTGCGCTTGCGGTCCAACTCCTTCAGTGGGAACATTCCTCATCAATTTTGTGGGCTTTCCAAACTTCATATAATGGACCTGTCCCACAATCATCTCACTGGTCATATTCCACATTGCATTGGCAATCTCAGTGGCTTGAAATCTGAAGACATAGAAGAAATTACATACCAAGGAAAATTGAAGGTGATTGCAAAAGGAAGAGTTCTGTTATATGATTCCATCTTATACATCTTTAATAGCATTGACCTCTCTAACAACAACTTATCAGGAGATATACCAATGGAACTGACAGAACTCATAAAACTTGGTAATTTAAATTTGTCCAAGAATCAATTGACTGGACAACTCCCATCTAGCATCGGTAATTTTGAGTGGATTGAAACTCTTGATATCTCCATGAACCATATTTCTGGTCCAATCCCACTTTCAATGACTTCTTTAACATTTCTGAGCCATCTCAATCTGTCGTACAATAACTTGTCTGGAAAAATCCCAACCACCAATCAGTTTCTGACCCTTGATGACCCATCAATCTACCAAGGAAATGCTGGTCTCTGTGGAAGACCTCTGTCAACTGAATGTACTGACAGTAGCCAAAGCAAACCAGGAGGTGATGAAGAAGACGGAGATGGAGATGGTGGAGATAAATTTGAGAAACTGGGCTTGATTATCAGCATTTTGATTGGGTTTCTTGTGGGGTTTTGGGGAGTTTGTGGGACTTTGATCATCAAGAGGTCTTGGAGAATTGCATATTTTCGCTTTGCTGACAGAGTAAAGAGCGTCTGCTTGTTAATGTTTTGA
- the LOC125418386 gene encoding receptor-like protein EIX2 isoform X1: MKHSSTFINGKCLFIFLCGILFLSKISFSIGDLDVTCIDAERKALVKFKQGLEDPAGRLSSWVGDDCCRWEGVSCNNRTGRVVKLNLRNLYSDSLDGDGTVQILSGKIDPSLIVLKDLNYLDLSMNDFGGSQIPTFIGSLQSLRYLNLSGASFGGTIPPSLGNLSRLVYLDLNKDDQFESTKSSLQWLSSLSSLKYLHLGGWDLSLSATDWLQTVNRLPSLLELHLTFCQLSNLPFTLPSLNFTSLMVLDLSNNGFNSTIPDWLFNLESLVYLDLNSNNLYGPLPDKIANLASLEKLDFSLNSIEGQLSKNLGKLCNLQSLKLSQNRITGEITDVLDSLSRCSRSSLETLNLGYNELTGNLPNSLGYLKSLRYLQMPNNLFQGSLPDSIGNLTSLEQISLSYNKLSGITKSLGQLSKLTVLDISENIWEGVITETHLTNLSSLKELTMDKASPNISLVFNISSDWIPPFKLTYLLIRSCQLGPKFPTWLKNQSDLNFVVLNNAMISDTIPTWFLNLDLQLNKLDIAYNQLSGRVPNSFRFNNDCTVDLSTNRYQGPLPLWSSNITMLYLRDNKFSGPIPPNIGEVMPLLTDLDISQNSLSGSIPLSIGNLTGLTTLVISNNELSGQIPHFWEDKQFLYIVDMSNNSLSGTIPTTMGSLSFLEFLILSNNKLSGEVPSSLKNCTNMVSLDLGDNRFTGKLPAWIGESMHNLLILRLRSNSFSGNIPRQFCGLSKLHIMDLSHNHLTGHIPHCISNLSGLKSEGIEEITYQGKLKVVAKGRVLLYYSTLYLFNSFDLSNNNLSGAIPLELTDLIKLGTLNLSMNHLTGQIPSSIGNLEWIETLDISMNQISGTIPLSMTSLTFLNHLNLSYNNLSGKIPTTNQFLTLDDPSIYQGNAGLCGKPLLTECPGSGQTTSGDNEEDRHGDGDGDGGNKFEKLGFIISIVFGFFVGFWGVCGTLIIKRSWRIAYFEFVDRVKDICSSMIRRMFVPKKQPWML; encoded by the coding sequence ATGAAGCACAGCAGCACTTTCATTAATGGAAAGTGTCTCTTTATATTTCTGTGTGGAATTCTGTTTCTTTCCAAAATCAGTTTCTCCATTGGTGATCTTGATGTAACATGCATAGATGCTGAGAGGAAAGCGCTTGTCAAGTTCAAACAAGGCCTAGAAGATCCTGCAGGCAGGCTTTCATCGTGGGTGGGAGATGATTGTTGTAGATGGGAAGGAGTAAGCTGCAACAACAGAACAGGACGTGTGGTCAAGCTCAATCTTCGCAACCTCTATTCAGACAGTTTGGATGGTGATGGAACGGTGCAAATTTTGAGTGGTAAGATTGATCCATCTTTGATTGTTTTAAAAGATCTAAATTACTTGGACTTGAGCATGAATGATTTTGGAGGTTCCCAAATTCCCACTTTCATTGGATCATTACAGAGTTTGAGATATCTTAATCTTTCTGGTGCATCTTTTGGTGGAACTATTCCACCAAGTCTTGGAAACCTATCAAGATTGGTATATCTTGATCTCAATAAAGATGATCAGTTTGAATCAACTAAAAGTAGCCTCCAGTGGCTTTCTAGTCTTTCTTCTTTAAAATACCTTCATTTAGGAGGTTGGGACTTGTCCCTGTCTGCAACAGATTGGCTCCAAACAGTTAACAGACTTCCATCACTCCTGGAATTGCACTTAACCTTTTGTCAACTTTCCAACCTTCCTTTCACCCTTCCTTCTCTTAATTTCACCTCTCTTATGGTGCTTGATCTCTCAAACAATGGATTCAACTCCACTATACCAGACTGGTTGTTCAATCTCGAAAGCCTTGTTTACCTGGACCTTAACTCGAACAACTTATATGGGCCACTTCCAGATAAAATTGCTAATTTGGCTTCTCTTGAAAAGCTTGATTTTTCTCTGAATAGCATTGAGGGTCAGTTGTCAAAAAACTTGGGAAAGTTATGCAATTTGCAGAGTCTGAAGCTTTCACAAAATAGAATTACAGGTGAAATAACTGATGTTTTGGACAGTTTATCAAGATGCTCCAGAAGCAGCTTAGAGACATTAAATTTGGGGTACAATGAGCTGACAGGAAATCTACCAAACTCTTTAGGATAtctaaagagtttaaggtaccTTCAAATGCCAAACAACTTATTTCAAGGCTCACTCCCAGACTCAATTGGAAACTTGACATCTTTGGAACAAATTTCACTATCCTATAATAAACTCAGTGGTATCACAAAAAGTCTTGGACAGCTCTCAAAGCTGACAGTGTTAGACATCTCAGAGAACATATGGGAAGGTGTCATAACCGAAACTCATCTCACTAATCTTTCAAGCTTGAAGGAGTTGACAATGGACAAAGCATCCCCAAATATTTCTTTGGTCTTCAACATTAGCTCTGATTGGATACCTCCTTTTAAACTCACCTACCTCCTCATCAGATCATGCCAACTAGGTCCCAAATTTCCTACATGGCTTAAGAATCAAAGTGATCTGAACTTTGTGGTACTCAACAATGCTATGATTTCAGACACCATACCAACCTGGTTTTTGAATTTGGATTTGCAGCTCAATAAACTCGACATAGCTTATAATCAACTAAGTGGCAGGGTGCCAAACTCATTCAGATTCAACAACGATTGCACTGTCGACTTGAGTACAAACAGATATCAGGGTCCTCTTCCACTTTGGTCATCAAACATTACCATGTTGTATCTAAGGGACAATAAGTTTTCCGGGCCAATTCCTCCTAATATTGGTGAAGTTATGCCATTGCTAACAGATTTAGATATCTCTCAAAACTCTTTGAGTGGAAGCATTCCCTTGTCCATTGGAAATCTAACTGGATTGACAACCTTGGTTATCTCCAACAATGAATTATCTGGTCAGATTCCTCATTTCTGGGAAGATAAACAATTCTTGTACATTGTGGACATGTCAAACAACAGTCTTTCAGGAACAATCCCAACAACAATGGGTTCTCTAAGTTTTCTTGAGTTTTTGATTCTCTCAAACAACAAACTTTCAGGTGAAGTTCCTTCATCTTTGAAAAATTGCACTAATATGGTTAGTTTGGATCTTGGAGATAACAGATTTACAGGAAAGCTTCCAGCTTGGATAGGAGAAAGTATGCACAACTTGTTGATCTTGCGCTTGCGGTCCAACTCCTTCAGTGGGAACATTCCTCGTCAATTTTGTGGGCTTTCCAAACTTCACATAATGGACCTGTCCCACAATCATCTCACTGGTCATATTCCACATTGCATTAGCAATCTCAGCGGCTTGAAATCTGAAGGCATAGAAGAAATTACATACCAAGGAAAATTGAAGGTGGTGGCAAAAGGAAGGGTCCTATTATATTATTCCACCTTATACCTCTTTAATAGTTTTGACCTCTCTAACAACAATTTATCAGGAGCTATACCATTGGAACTAACAGATCTCATAAAACTTGGTACTTTGAATTTGTCAATGAATCATTTGACAGGTCAAATCCCATCAAGCATTGGGAATTTGGAGTGGATTGAAACTCTTGATATCTCCATGAACCAAATCTCTGGTACAATCCCACTTTCAATGACTTCTTTAACATTTCTGAACCATCTTAATCTCTCATACAATAACTTGTCTGGAAAAATCCCAACCACCAATCAGTTTCTGACCCTTGATGATCCATCAATCTACCAAGGAAATGCTGGTCTCTGTGGAAAACCTCTGTTGACAGAATGTCCTGGCAGTGGCCAAACCACATCAGGAGATAATGAAGAAGACAGACATGGAGATGGAGATGGAGATGGTGGAAATAAATTTGAGAAACTGGGGTTCATCATCAgcattgtgtttggattttttgtGGGATTTTGGGGAGTCTGTGGGACTTTGATTATCAAGAGGTCTTGGAGGATAGCATATTTTGAGTTTGTTGACAGAGTGAAGGATATCTGCTCGTCAATGATTCGCAGAATGTTTGTCCCAAAGAAACAACCTTGGATGCTGTGA
- the LOC107427940 gene encoding uncharacterized protein LOC107427940 produces the protein MYRPDTVSLMRYFITRLYYPFPPRRQETRGSSPDTSRRTMTLCLLSVRPPPPFITCHASPSAVRTVAPAPSPSVSPPLPSLSLDSSSTPPSPIPCALHCQHFQSCSGCTHEFNLHRPSIVDEATDFFKSVGVSNFTFDSCKLWEWRCRAKLAVRGSSENPVIGLYQEGTHNAVDIPHCKAHHPNINAAVELLKQGIRELNIEPYDEEEGTADLRYVQMAVTTYNTSLPASQRYRNGKVQVSLVWNSRNEKAPNSEKLRDLANFLWRKGGPRSNTHLIHSVWANFQTSTNNIIFGNRWRHLMGERDFWEHVGGIDFSLAPSSFGQANTRAFDILLRKLHKNVPYGASVADLYARAGVIGLSLATTRKCRSVKCVEINKESKLSFEKTVDRLPNFVDSRISWHHADASKEPLSWIMGSDVVVVDPPRKGLDPSLVEALHYLSSMEKKSESSSESASTKVKDEKRPWILRAREASVQIRSETTPDDNKSLPETLIYISCGWESFKEDCKLLLSRKAWHLEKAHGFNLFPGTHSIEILAVFKRGKGVGYKKRKPGKKKKKAL, from the exons ATGTATCGACCCGACACGGTTTCCCTTatgagatattttattacccgACTATATTATCCGTTCCCGCCACGGAGACAAGAAACCAGAGGAAGCTCTCCGGACACCAGCAGACGAACAATGACTCTGTGCCTCCTGTCAGTTCGTCCGCCTCCTCCATTCATCACCTGCCACGCGTCCCCATCCGCCGTTCGCACCGTCGCACCTGCTCCGTCACCGTCAGTTTCACCTCCACTTCCATCACTCTCACTAGACTCCAGCTCAACTCCGCCTTCTCCAATCCCCTGCGCTCTCCATTGCCAACACTTCCAATC GTGCTCCGGGTGTACTCATGAGTTCAATCTCCACCGTCCGTCCATAGTGGACGAGGCTACAGACTTCTTCAAGTCCGTTGGTGTCTCCAATTTCACATTTGATAGCTGTAAGCTG TGGGAATGGAGGTGCCGAGCAAAATTAGCAGTTCGTGGTTCATCTGAGAATCCTGTTATAGGGCTTTACCAGGAGGGCACTCATAATGCGGTTGATATTCCTCACTGTAAAG CTCATCATCCAAACATTAATGCAGCTGTGGAGTTGCTGAAACAAG GTATTAGAGAATTAAACATTGAACCCTATGATGAAGAGGAGGGGACTGCTGATTTGCGATATGTGCAG ATGGCTGTGACCACGTACAATACATCGCTTCCTGCCTCCCAAAGATATAGAAATG GGAAAGTACAGGTTTCTTTAGTTTGGAATTCAAGAAATGAAAAGGCACCCAATTCAGAAAAATTGCGTGACTTGGCCAAT TTTTTATGGAGAAAAGGTGGGCCAAGAAGTAATACCCATTTGATTCACTCTGTTTGGGCTAACTTTCAGACCTCAACTAACAAT ATAATTTTTGGGAATAGGTGGAGGCATCTTATGGGAGAAAGAGACTTTTGGGAACATGTTGGAggaattgatttttctttggctCCATCCAGTTTTGGCCAAGCAAACACAAGG GCTTTTGATATCCTGCTTCGGAAGTTACATAAGAATGTCCCTTATGGAGCATCTGTTGCTGATTTGTATGCCAGAGCTGGTGTTATTGGATTATCATTAGCTACCACAAGAAAATGCAG GTCTGTTAAATGTGTTGAGATCAACAAAGAATCAAAACTATCTTTTGAAAAGACAGTTGACCGGCTGCCAAATTTTGTAGATAGCAGAATCAGTTGGCACCATGCAGATGCTTCAAAG GAACCTCTTTCTTGGATAATGGGGTCAGATGTAGTTGTTGTTGATCCTCCTAGAAAGGGACTGGATCCATCTCTTGTTGAGGCATTACATTACCTATCATCAATGGAGAAGAAATCAGAGTCATCTTCTGAAAG TGCATCAACAAAGGTCAAAGATGAAAAGAGACCATGGATTTTACGAGCAAGGGAAGCTTCAGTTCAGATTCGTAGCGAAACAACTCCAGATGACAATAAATCCCTACCCGAAACACTTATCTACATAAGTTGTGGATGGGAAAGTTTTAAAGAG GATTGCAAGTTGTTGCTGTCTAGAAAGGCATGGCATTTAGAGAAAGCCCACGGTTTTAACTTGTTTCCAGGCACCCACAG CATTGAGATATTGGCAGTATTCAAGAGGGGCAAAGGAGTGGGctat
- the LOC125418386 gene encoding receptor-like protein EIX2 isoform X2, with product MKHSSTFINGKCLFIFLCGILFLSKISFSIGDLDVTCIDAERKALVKFKQGLEDPAGRLSSWVGDDCCRWEGVSCNNRTGRVVKLNLRNLYSDSLDGDGTVQILSGKIDPSLIVLKDLNYLDLSMNDFGGSQIPTFIGSLQSLRYLNLSGASFGGTIPPSLGNLSRLVYLDLNKDDQFESTKSSLQWLSSLSSLKYLHLGGWDLSLSATDWLQTVNRLPSLLELHLTFCQLSNLPFTLPSLNFTSLMVLDLSNNGFNSTIPDWLFNLESLVYLDLNSNNLYGPLPDKIANLASLEKLDFSLNSIEGQLSKNLGKLCNLQSLKLSQNRITGEITDVLDSLSRCSRSSLETLNLGYNELTGNLPNSLGYLKSLRYLQMPNNLFQGSLPDSIGNLTSLEQISLSYNKLSGITKSLGQLSKLTVLDISENIWEGVITETHLTNLSSLKELTMDKASPNISLVFNISSDWIPPFKLTYLLIRSCQLGPKFPTWLKNQSDLNFVVLNNAMISDTIPTWFLNLDLQLNKLDIAYNQLSGRVPNSFRFNNDCTVDLSTNRYQGPLPLWSSNITMLYLRDNKFSGPIPPNIGEVMPLLTDLDISQNSLSGSIPLSIGNLTGLTTLVISNNELSGQIPHFWEDKQFLYIVDMSNNSLSGTIPTTMGSLSFLEFLILSNNKLSGEVPSSLKNCTNMVSLDLGDNRFTGKLPAWIGESMHNLLILRLRSNSFSGNIPRQFCGLSKLHIMDLSHNHLTGHIPHCISNLSGLKSEGIEEITYQGKLKVVAKGRVLLYYSTLYLFNSFDLSNNNLSGAIPLELTDLIKLGTLNLSMNHLTGQIPSSIGNLEWIETLDISMNQISGNAGLCGKPLLTECPGSGQTTSGDNEEDRHGDGDGDGGNKFEKLGFIISIVFGFFVGFWGVCGTLIIKRSWRIAYFEFVDRVKDICSSMIRRMFVPKKQPWML from the exons ATGAAGCACAGCAGCACTTTCATTAATGGAAAGTGTCTCTTTATATTTCTGTGTGGAATTCTGTTTCTTTCCAAAATCAGTTTCTCCATTGGTGATCTTGATGTAACATGCATAGATGCTGAGAGGAAAGCGCTTGTCAAGTTCAAACAAGGCCTAGAAGATCCTGCAGGCAGGCTTTCATCGTGGGTGGGAGATGATTGTTGTAGATGGGAAGGAGTAAGCTGCAACAACAGAACAGGACGTGTGGTCAAGCTCAATCTTCGCAACCTCTATTCAGACAGTTTGGATGGTGATGGAACGGTGCAAATTTTGAGTGGTAAGATTGATCCATCTTTGATTGTTTTAAAAGATCTAAATTACTTGGACTTGAGCATGAATGATTTTGGAGGTTCCCAAATTCCCACTTTCATTGGATCATTACAGAGTTTGAGATATCTTAATCTTTCTGGTGCATCTTTTGGTGGAACTATTCCACCAAGTCTTGGAAACCTATCAAGATTGGTATATCTTGATCTCAATAAAGATGATCAGTTTGAATCAACTAAAAGTAGCCTCCAGTGGCTTTCTAGTCTTTCTTCTTTAAAATACCTTCATTTAGGAGGTTGGGACTTGTCCCTGTCTGCAACAGATTGGCTCCAAACAGTTAACAGACTTCCATCACTCCTGGAATTGCACTTAACCTTTTGTCAACTTTCCAACCTTCCTTTCACCCTTCCTTCTCTTAATTTCACCTCTCTTATGGTGCTTGATCTCTCAAACAATGGATTCAACTCCACTATACCAGACTGGTTGTTCAATCTCGAAAGCCTTGTTTACCTGGACCTTAACTCGAACAACTTATATGGGCCACTTCCAGATAAAATTGCTAATTTGGCTTCTCTTGAAAAGCTTGATTTTTCTCTGAATAGCATTGAGGGTCAGTTGTCAAAAAACTTGGGAAAGTTATGCAATTTGCAGAGTCTGAAGCTTTCACAAAATAGAATTACAGGTGAAATAACTGATGTTTTGGACAGTTTATCAAGATGCTCCAGAAGCAGCTTAGAGACATTAAATTTGGGGTACAATGAGCTGACAGGAAATCTACCAAACTCTTTAGGATAtctaaagagtttaaggtaccTTCAAATGCCAAACAACTTATTTCAAGGCTCACTCCCAGACTCAATTGGAAACTTGACATCTTTGGAACAAATTTCACTATCCTATAATAAACTCAGTGGTATCACAAAAAGTCTTGGACAGCTCTCAAAGCTGACAGTGTTAGACATCTCAGAGAACATATGGGAAGGTGTCATAACCGAAACTCATCTCACTAATCTTTCAAGCTTGAAGGAGTTGACAATGGACAAAGCATCCCCAAATATTTCTTTGGTCTTCAACATTAGCTCTGATTGGATACCTCCTTTTAAACTCACCTACCTCCTCATCAGATCATGCCAACTAGGTCCCAAATTTCCTACATGGCTTAAGAATCAAAGTGATCTGAACTTTGTGGTACTCAACAATGCTATGATTTCAGACACCATACCAACCTGGTTTTTGAATTTGGATTTGCAGCTCAATAAACTCGACATAGCTTATAATCAACTAAGTGGCAGGGTGCCAAACTCATTCAGATTCAACAACGATTGCACTGTCGACTTGAGTACAAACAGATATCAGGGTCCTCTTCCACTTTGGTCATCAAACATTACCATGTTGTATCTAAGGGACAATAAGTTTTCCGGGCCAATTCCTCCTAATATTGGTGAAGTTATGCCATTGCTAACAGATTTAGATATCTCTCAAAACTCTTTGAGTGGAAGCATTCCCTTGTCCATTGGAAATCTAACTGGATTGACAACCTTGGTTATCTCCAACAATGAATTATCTGGTCAGATTCCTCATTTCTGGGAAGATAAACAATTCTTGTACATTGTGGACATGTCAAACAACAGTCTTTCAGGAACAATCCCAACAACAATGGGTTCTCTAAGTTTTCTTGAGTTTTTGATTCTCTCAAACAACAAACTTTCAGGTGAAGTTCCTTCATCTTTGAAAAATTGCACTAATATGGTTAGTTTGGATCTTGGAGATAACAGATTTACAGGAAAGCTTCCAGCTTGGATAGGAGAAAGTATGCACAACTTGTTGATCTTGCGCTTGCGGTCCAACTCCTTCAGTGGGAACATTCCTCGTCAATTTTGTGGGCTTTCCAAACTTCACATAATGGACCTGTCCCACAATCATCTCACTGGTCATATTCCACATTGCATTAGCAATCTCAGCGGCTTGAAATCTGAAGGCATAGAAGAAATTACATACCAAGGAAAATTGAAGGTGGTGGCAAAAGGAAGGGTCCTATTATATTATTCCACCTTATACCTCTTTAATAGTTTTGACCTCTCTAACAACAATTTATCAGGAGCTATACCATTGGAACTAACAGATCTCATAAAACTTGGTACTTTGAATTTGTCAATGAATCATTTGACAGGTCAAATCCCATCAAGCATTGGGAATTTGGAGTGGATTGAAACTCTTGATATCTCCATGAACCAAATCTCTG GAAATGCTGGTCTCTGTGGAAAACCTCTGTTGACAGAATGTCCTGGCAGTGGCCAAACCACATCAGGAGATAATGAAGAAGACAGACATGGAGATGGAGATGGAGATGGTGGAAATAAATTTGAGAAACTGGGGTTCATCATCAgcattgtgtttggattttttgtGGGATTTTGGGGAGTCTGTGGGACTTTGATTATCAAGAGGTCTTGGAGGATAGCATATTTTGAGTTTGTTGACAGAGTGAAGGATATCTGCTCGTCAATGATTCGCAGAATGTTTGTCCCAAAGAAACAACCTTGGATGCTGTGA